From Campylobacter upsaliensis, the proteins below share one genomic window:
- a CDS encoding DNA recombination protein RmuC: MYEGIILAFILILLYAFVVLYRIKQKDILALKEDNENKKDALYKALSRCEILENSLKEKETQYKEFMSLQLRERENLKQDYEKTLNLLEQKLENNLQKQNLNYLNQNKIMLNEDIKKLLEEIFIPVKKSVREYSERLSQNEISLQSNIKNMFEFSQTIKTNADKLATILKGDKKIRGNFAELQLQNILENSGLIKEEQYKLQVPFKEDLKSYIADAVVFLDSQKNIIIDAKFPLPNDFDFSDLNKRVCKDLAFNLKERIDELSKKPYTKFSPYTYDFILLFIPYQNLLDLALSVDASLYQYAYKKNIYLTTPHTLFMALNTINISWRHIKSNENILKAFEELGKFHDKFAGVLEDFDKLKNASKSLNIQIENLQNKLFLGTGNLNSRVSKLKDLGAKTQKSLEKWSE; encoded by the coding sequence ATGTATGAGGGTATAATTTTAGCATTTATTTTGATTTTATTATATGCTTTTGTCGTGCTTTATAGGATCAAACAAAAGGATATTTTAGCCCTAAAAGAAGATAATGAAAATAAAAAAGACGCTTTATATAAAGCTCTTTCAAGGTGCGAAATTTTAGAAAATTCACTTAAAGAAAAAGAAACGCAATATAAAGAATTTATGTCATTACAATTAAGAGAAAGAGAAAATTTAAAGCAAGATTATGAAAAAACTCTTAATCTCTTAGAGCAAAAATTAGAAAATAATCTTCAAAAGCAAAATTTAAATTATCTTAATCAAAACAAAATTATGCTAAATGAGGACATTAAAAAGCTTTTAGAGGAGATTTTCATCCCTGTAAAAAAGAGCGTAAGAGAATATAGTGAAAGATTAAGCCAAAATGAAATTAGCCTTCAAAGCAATATTAAAAATATGTTTGAATTTTCTCAAACTATCAAAACAAATGCCGATAAACTCGCAACCATACTCAAGGGAGATAAAAAAATTCGCGGGAATTTTGCCGAACTTCAACTTCAAAATATCCTAGAAAATAGCGGTTTAATCAAAGAGGAGCAATATAAACTCCAAGTGCCGTTTAAGGAGGATTTAAAAAGCTATATTGCGGACGCTGTTGTGTTTTTAGACTCGCAAAAAAATATCATCATCGATGCGAAATTTCCCCTGCCAAATGATTTTGATTTTAGCGATTTAAATAAACGCGTTTGCAAGGATCTTGCCTTTAATCTTAAAGAAAGAATTGATGAGCTTAGCAAAAAGCCTTATACGAAATTTAGCCCTTACACTTATGATTTTATCTTGCTTTTTATCCCCTATCAAAATCTTTTGGACCTCGCCCTTAGCGTTGATGCTTCGTTGTATCAATACGCTTATAAGAAAAATATTTATCTCACCACCCCACACACGCTTTTTATGGCGTTAAATACCATTAATATTTCTTGGAGACACATTAAAAGCAATGAAAATATTTTAAAAGCCTTTGAGGAGCTTGGTAAATTTCACGATAAATTTGCAGGGGTTTTAGAGGATTTTGATAAGCTTAAAAATGCGAGTAAAAGCCTTAATATTCAAATAGAAAATCTGCAAAATAAGCTTTTTTTAGGGACAGGAAATTTAAACTCAAGGGTAAGTAAGCTTAAAGATTTGGGCGCAAAAACGCAAAAAAGCTTAGAAAAGTGGAGTGAGTGA
- a CDS encoding YifB family Mg chelatase-like AAA ATPase, translated as MKKFKCLSFSDELDLIDVESVFTRGLPNLSIVGLPNSAIKESVERIKATLLTCDFTFPAKKITINLSPSGIPKKGSHFDLAIALLILLQNEENLDDFFVVGELGLDGSVKSTNELFSLLLFLSTKLKRAKLVVPKSLALKASMIPNLEIYGVENLFEALEFFKEKNYEKFRHTQSHPLFAKPLLIENEPYIINDEFKLDFIDVKGQELAKKACIIAALGMHNILFEGSAGSGKSMCAKRLVYIMPPQSLSEILMQNAYMSLDSKDCEFAKRRVFRHPHHTSTRASIFGGGTLNAKIGEVALANGGVLFFDEFPHFSKQVIESLREPLEDYEIHISRVNSKITYQTKFAFIAAQNPCPCGNLFSKNLACVCTENEVKKYKARISSPILDRIDLYVAMDEISKDDKPSLSSKQMSELVLEAFSFSKKRGQREFNGKLKDEDLKHFCILSKEAKDVLDMAISRFKLSRRSINKSLKVARSCADLKQSEIIEKSHLLEALSFRIKDV; from the coding sequence ATGAAAAAATTTAAATGCTTAAGCTTTAGCGATGAATTGGACTTAATCGATGTAGAAAGCGTTTTTACAAGAGGACTGCCAAATCTTAGCATAGTAGGTTTGCCAAATTCTGCCATTAAAGAAAGTGTAGAGAGGATTAAAGCGACTCTTTTAACTTGCGATTTTACCTTTCCCGCTAAGAAAATCACCATTAATCTAAGCCCTTCTGGTATCCCCAAAAAGGGCTCACACTTTGACCTTGCTATCGCACTTTTGATTTTACTGCAAAATGAGGAGAACTTGGACGATTTTTTTGTCGTGGGAGAACTTGGACTTGATGGAAGTGTCAAAAGCACAAATGAGCTTTTTTCCTTGCTTTTATTTTTAAGCACTAAGCTTAAAAGAGCCAAACTTGTCGTGCCTAAAAGTCTTGCTCTCAAAGCCTCAATGATACCAAATTTAGAAATTTATGGTGTCGAAAATTTATTTGAAGCTTTAGAATTTTTTAAAGAGAAAAATTATGAAAAATTCCGCCACACTCAAAGCCACCCCCTTTTTGCCAAGCCCTTATTAATAGAAAATGAGCCTTATATCATCAATGACGAATTTAAACTTGACTTCATCGATGTGAAGGGGCAAGAGCTTGCCAAAAAAGCTTGTATCATCGCCGCTCTTGGTATGCATAATATACTTTTTGAAGGAAGTGCTGGAAGTGGTAAGAGTATGTGTGCTAAAAGGCTTGTTTATATTATGCCGCCGCAAAGTTTAAGCGAAATTTTAATGCAAAATGCCTATATGTCGCTAGATTCTAAGGATTGCGAATTTGCTAAAAGGCGTGTTTTTAGACATCCACATCACACTAGCACGAGGGCTAGCATTTTTGGAGGTGGAACGCTTAATGCCAAAATAGGTGAGGTCGCTTTGGCAAATGGCGGAGTGCTGTTTTTTGACGAATTTCCGCATTTTTCTAAACAGGTGATAGAGAGTTTAAGAGAGCCTTTGGAAGATTATGAAATTCATATTTCAAGGGTCAATTCTAAAATCACTTACCAAACCAAATTCGCCTTCATCGCCGCACAAAATCCTTGCCCGTGTGGAAATTTATTTTCTAAAAATCTCGCTTGTGTTTGCACAGAAAATGAGGTGAAAAAATACAAAGCGCGCATTTCATCGCCTATTTTAGATAGAATAGATCTTTATGTAGCTATGGATGAAATAAGCAAAGATGATAAGCCAAGCCTAAGCTCAAAGCAAATGAGTGAGCTTGTTTTGGAGGCTTTTAGCTTTTCTAAAAAAAGAGGGCAGAGGGAATTTAATGGCAAGTTAAAAGATGAGGATTTGAAGCATTTTTGCATTTTAAGCAAGGAGGCAAAAGATGTGCTAGATATGGCTATATCGCGTTTTAAACTCTCAAGGCGTTCCATTAATAAAAGCTTAAAGGTCGCTAGAAGCTGTGCGGATTTAAAACAAAGTGAAATCATAGAAAAAAGCCATCTTTTGGAGGCTTTGAGTTTTAGGATTAAAGATGTATGA
- the def gene encoding peptide deformylase produces MVRKIITYPNKRLFLKSLPVEKFDQELHTLLDDMYETMLSSGGVGLAAIQVDVPLRIFIVNIIDENEEQKKEDLLEIINPVITPLNDELIVCTEGCLSVPDFFEEVQRHRKITLKYQDRFGKEKELEAEDFLAVAIQHENDHLDGHLFIEKLPFSKREKFSKEFKKQRKSKKANEKI; encoded by the coding sequence GTGGTAAGAAAAATCATCACTTATCCTAACAAAAGGCTTTTTTTAAAATCTTTACCTGTGGAAAAATTCGACCAAGAGCTTCACACTTTACTTGATGATATGTATGAAACTATGCTTTCAAGTGGTGGCGTGGGACTTGCGGCTATACAAGTTGATGTGCCTTTGAGGATTTTTATCGTTAATATTATCGATGAAAATGAAGAGCAAAAAAAAGAAGATTTGTTAGAAATTATCAATCCAGTCATAACTCCTCTTAATGACGAGCTTATCGTTTGCACGGAGGGTTGTTTGAGTGTGCCTGATTTCTTCGAAGAAGTGCAAAGGCATCGTAAAATCACACTTAAATACCAAGACCGCTTTGGTAAAGAAAAAGAGCTTGAGGCGGAAGACTTTTTAGCTGTGGCGATCCAGCACGAAAATGACCATTTAGACGGGCATTTATTTATAGAAAAACTTCCTTTTTCTAAACGCGAAAAATTTAGTAAAGAATTTAAAAAGCAACGCAAATCAAAAAAAGCAAATGAAAAAATTTAA
- the clpP gene encoding ATP-dependent Clp endopeptidase proteolytic subunit ClpP produces the protein MYIPYVIEKTSRGERSYDIYSRLLKDRIVMLSGEINDDVASSIVAQLLFLEAEDPQKDIYLYINSPGGVITSGFSIYDTMNYIKPDVCTICIGQAASMGAFLLSCGAKQKRFALPNSRIMIHQPLGGARGQATDIEIQAKEILRLKTILNEILAQNTNQKIAKITKDTERDFFMSAVEAKEYGLIDKVLEKSFK, from the coding sequence ATGTATATCCCTTATGTAATAGAAAAAACGAGTCGCGGAGAGAGAAGCTATGACATCTACTCACGCCTTTTAAAAGATCGCATTGTAATGTTAAGTGGTGAGATTAATGACGATGTGGCATCTTCTATCGTGGCACAACTCTTATTTTTAGAAGCGGAGGACCCACAAAAAGATATTTATCTTTACATTAACTCCCCAGGTGGCGTAATAACGAGTGGTTTTAGCATTTATGATACGATGAATTATATTAAGCCTGATGTTTGCACCATTTGTATAGGGCAAGCTGCTTCTATGGGGGCATTTTTGTTAAGCTGTGGAGCAAAGCAAAAGCGTTTTGCATTACCAAATTCACGCATTATGATTCATCAGCCCTTAGGTGGAGCAAGAGGACAAGCCACAGATATAGAAATTCAAGCAAAAGAAATTTTAAGACTTAAAACCATACTTAATGAAATTTTAGCCCAAAACACCAATCAAAAAATCGCCAAAATCACCAAAGATACCGAAAGAGACTTTTTTATGAGTGCGGTTGAGGCTAAAGAATATGGGCTTATCGATAAGGTTTTAGAAAAAAGCTTTAAGTAG
- the tig gene encoding trigger factor: MEIKAKQLDSVNAAASVKIPSGSINTEVENLAKKASKTIKMDGFRPGKVPVSAVLKRYEKELRNDAEQNLFKNAVDSALKELKKDLKELVGEPYFEKFERENDAIIAELVLSFKPELKLDGYEKCIPEFSTPKVSKKEIDEKKNELLKRYATTEAIKTKRALKEGDYAKFDFEGFVDGKAFDGGKAENYVLEIGSKQFIPGFEEAMVGMKSGEEKDISVTFPKEYGAANLAGKDAIFKIKLHEIQELKFPELNEELLKKLLPNEEKASEELLDEKLKEQIKNEKLFKLINEELKAKFADSLIETFEFDLPKGILEQEIDMQFRQAFGAFSEEEKKEIQNDKDKYEAKRNSFKDEAKKSVKLTFIIDELAKLRKIEVSDQELVQAVYFEAYRYGFNPKEHLENYKKQGALPAVKMALIEEKLFNDIFMPKEKAKKEKKEDK; the protein is encoded by the coding sequence ATGGAAATAAAAGCCAAGCAATTAGACTCTGTCAATGCCGCTGCAAGCGTGAAAATTCCAAGTGGATCGATTAATACTGAGGTAGAAAATTTAGCTAAAAAAGCTTCTAAAACAATAAAAATGGACGGCTTTCGTCCGGGTAAGGTGCCTGTAAGTGCCGTTTTGAAAAGATATGAGAAAGAATTAAGAAACGATGCCGAACAAAATCTTTTCAAAAATGCCGTAGATAGTGCTTTAAAGGAGCTTAAAAAAGATTTAAAAGAACTTGTGGGTGAGCCTTATTTTGAAAAATTTGAGCGTGAAAATGATGCAATTATCGCCGAACTAGTTCTTTCTTTCAAGCCTGAATTAAAACTTGATGGTTATGAAAAATGCATCCCTGAATTTAGCACTCCAAAGGTCAGTAAAAAAGAAATCGATGAGAAAAAAAATGAGCTTTTAAAACGCTATGCCACAACTGAAGCAATTAAAACAAAAAGGGCTTTAAAAGAGGGTGATTATGCGAAATTTGACTTTGAAGGTTTTGTAGATGGTAAGGCTTTTGATGGAGGTAAGGCTGAAAACTATGTGCTTGAAATAGGCTCTAAGCAATTTATCCCGGGCTTTGAAGAGGCGATGGTGGGTATGAAAAGTGGCGAAGAAAAGGACATTTCGGTAACTTTCCCTAAAGAATATGGAGCGGCAAATTTAGCAGGTAAAGATGCAATTTTTAAAATCAAACTGCACGAAATTCAGGAGCTTAAATTTCCAGAATTAAACGAAGAACTTCTTAAAAAACTTCTTCCAAATGAAGAAAAAGCAAGTGAAGAGCTTTTAGATGAAAAACTTAAAGAGCAGATTAAAAATGAAAAATTATTCAAGCTTATTAACGAAGAATTAAAGGCGAAATTTGCGGATTCTTTGATTGAAACCTTTGAATTTGATTTGCCTAAGGGTATTTTAGAGCAAGAGATTGATATGCAGTTTAGACAAGCTTTTGGTGCCTTTAGCGAAGAAGAGAAAAAAGAAATTCAAAATGATAAAGACAAATATGAAGCTAAGAGAAATAGCTTTAAAGATGAAGCGAAAAAAAGCGTGAAACTTACCTTTATCATTGATGAGTTAGCCAAGCTTAGAAAGATCGAAGTGAGTGATCAAGAGCTTGTTCAAGCGGTATATTTTGAGGCATATCGCTATGGTTTTAATCCTAAAGAGCATTTGGAAAATTATAAAAAACAAGGTGCTTTACCAGCGGTTAAAATGGCTTTAATTGAAGAAAAGCTTTTTAATGACATTTTTATGCCTAAGGAAAAGGCTAAAAAAGAAAAGAAAGAAGATAAATAA
- the folE gene encoding GTP cyclohydrolase I FolE — MQEKFENCVKNMLELIGENPQREGLLKTPTRVFKSYEFLTNGYKKDVKEILNNALFDSSNNEMVLVRDIEFYSLCEHHLLPFFGRAHIAYIPDKKVVGLSKIPRLVEVFARRLQIQEQLTEQIAEALMQNVGAKGVGVVLEARHMCVEMRGVQKANSTTSTSALRGLFLKNEKTRREFFSLINSSKQVRF; from the coding sequence TTGCAAGAGAAATTTGAAAATTGTGTGAAAAATATGCTTGAGCTTATCGGCGAAAATCCTCAAAGAGAAGGACTTTTAAAAACTCCTACACGCGTTTTTAAATCTTATGAATTTTTAACAAATGGCTATAAAAAAGATGTGAAAGAAATTTTAAATAACGCTCTTTTTGATAGCTCAAACAATGAAATGGTTTTGGTTAGAGATATTGAATTTTACAGCCTTTGCGAGCATCATCTTTTGCCTTTTTTTGGGCGAGCTCACATTGCCTATATCCCAGATAAAAAAGTCGTTGGACTTTCTAAAATTCCACGACTTGTGGAGGTTTTTGCTAGAAGATTACAAATTCAAGAGCAGCTTACCGAGCAAATCGCAGAAGCTTTAATGCAAAATGTCGGTGCTAAAGGTGTTGGAGTCGTGCTTGAAGCAAGACATATGTGTGTAGAGATGAGAGGCGTTCAAAAGGCAAATTCCACAACCTCCACTTCGGCACTTAGGGGACTTTTTCTTAAAAATGAAAAAACAAGACGCGAATTTTTTTCTCTTATTAATTCTTCTAAGCAAGTGAGATTTTAA
- the sodB gene encoding superoxide dismutase [Fe] gives MFELRKLPYDTNAFGDFLSAETFSYHHGKHHQTYVNNLNNLIQNTEFAGKDLVSIIKSSSGGVFNNAAQVYNHDFYFDCITPSQSTCECPNLKAALEKNFGSLESFKDEFIKGATGVFGSGWFWLVLDNKTQKLEFVGTSNAATPICEDKIPLLVVDVWEHAYYVDHRNARPAYLEKFYAHINWAFVAKAYEWALKEGMSSVSFYANELHPVK, from the coding sequence ATGTTTGAATTAAGAAAATTACCTTACGATACTAATGCTTTTGGCGATTTTTTAAGTGCTGAGACCTTTAGTTATCATCACGGCAAACACCACCAAACTTATGTTAATAATCTTAACAATCTTATCCAAAATACCGAATTTGCGGGAAAAGATTTAGTAAGCATTATTAAAAGCTCGAGTGGCGGAGTGTTTAACAACGCAGCTCAGGTGTATAATCACGATTTTTATTTTGACTGCATTACTCCAAGTCAAAGCACCTGTGAATGCCCAAATTTAAAAGCGGCTTTAGAAAAAAATTTTGGCTCATTAGAAAGCTTTAAAGACGAATTTATTAAAGGTGCGACAGGGGTTTTTGGCTCGGGTTGGTTTTGGCTTGTTTTAGATAATAAAACGCAAAAACTTGAATTTGTAGGCACTTCAAACGCTGCTACGCCGATTTGTGAGGATAAAATTCCTCTTTTAGTTGTCGATGTATGGGAGCATGCTTATTATGTCGATCATAGAAATGCTAGACCTGCATATTTGGAGAAATTTTACGCTCATATTAACTGGGCTTTTGTCGCAAAAGCTTATGAGTGGGCTTTGAAAGAGGGTATGAGCTCAGTTAGCTTTTACGCAAATGAACTTCACCCTGTGAAATAA
- the hisIE gene encoding bifunctional phosphoribosyl-AMP cyclohydrolase/phosphoribosyl-ATP diphosphatase HisIE, translating to MKQFENLIKELDWQKVGGLVPVIIQDAKSCEVLMLGFMNEEALKKSLECGKVVFYSRTKKRLWLKGEESGNFLNIVDLGLDCDKDSLLILVNPVGVTCHNGTISCFESVSKGGDYVFLSRLERLINARKMADESSSYTASLFQSGTKRIAQKVGEEGVETALAAVAGDREELICEGADLLYHLSVLLSDKNLSLNDLITKLKERNKG from the coding sequence GTGAAACAATTTGAAAATTTGATTAAAGAGCTAGATTGGCAAAAAGTAGGAGGCTTAGTTCCTGTCATCATACAGGATGCTAAAAGCTGTGAAGTTTTAATGCTTGGCTTTATGAACGAGGAGGCGTTAAAAAAGAGCCTTGAGTGTGGTAAGGTCGTATTTTACTCACGCACTAAAAAAAGGCTTTGGCTTAAGGGTGAGGAGAGTGGAAATTTCTTAAATATCGTAGATTTAGGGCTTGATTGCGATAAAGATAGCCTTTTAATCTTAGTCAATCCCGTAGGCGTAACCTGTCATAATGGCACTATATCTTGTTTTGAGAGCGTTTCTAAGGGGGGCGATTATGTCTTTCTTTCAAGGCTTGAGCGTTTGATAAATGCTAGAAAAATGGCTGATGAAAGTAGTTCTTACACGGCAAGCTTATTTCAAAGTGGCACGAAAAGAATCGCACAAAAGGTCGGCGAAGAGGGAGTTGAAACAGCTTTGGCGGCGGTAGCTGGAGATAGAGAGGAGCTGATTTGCGAGGGGGCTGATTTACTTTATCATCTTAGCGTGTTATTAAGCGATAAAAACTTGAGCTTAAATGATCTTATCACTAAGCTCAAGGAAAGAAATAAGGGCTAA